Proteins from a genomic interval of Kribbella aluminosa:
- the purQ gene encoding phosphoribosylformylglycinamidine synthase subunit PurQ: MKIGVVTFPGSLDDADARRAAAVAGAEAVALWHGDADLHGVDAVVLPGGFSYGDYLRAGAISRFAPVMETIIAKAGQGMPVLGICNGFQVLCESHLLPGALIKNHHRKFVCRDQPLRIENNRTAWTSDYDANHEITIVLKNQDGSYVADEATLDRLEGEGRVVARYLGNPNGSYRDIAGVTNERGNVVGLMPHPEHAVETLTGPTTDGLGFFTSVLKAVVAG, encoded by the coding sequence ATGAAGATCGGGGTCGTGACCTTCCCCGGGTCGCTCGACGACGCCGACGCCCGGCGGGCGGCCGCGGTGGCCGGTGCCGAGGCGGTCGCGCTCTGGCACGGCGACGCGGACCTGCACGGAGTGGACGCGGTCGTGCTGCCCGGCGGGTTCTCGTACGGCGACTACCTGCGCGCCGGTGCGATCTCCCGGTTCGCGCCGGTGATGGAGACGATCATCGCGAAGGCCGGCCAGGGGATGCCGGTGCTCGGCATCTGCAACGGCTTCCAGGTGCTGTGCGAGTCGCATCTGCTGCCCGGTGCGCTGATCAAGAACCACCACCGCAAGTTCGTCTGCAGGGACCAGCCGCTGCGGATCGAGAACAACCGCACCGCGTGGACCAGCGACTACGACGCGAACCACGAGATCACCATCGTGCTGAAGAACCAGGACGGTTCGTACGTCGCGGACGAGGCGACGCTGGACCGGCTGGAGGGCGAGGGTCGCGTGGTGGCGCGGTACCTCGGCAACCCGAACGGTTCCTACCGCGACATCGCGGGCGTCACCAACGAGCGCGGCAACGTGGTCGGCCTGATGCCGCACCCGGAGCACGCCGTCGAGACACTCACCGGCCCGACCACGGACGGCCTGGGCTTCTTCACCTCGGTGCTGAAGGCCGTCGTCGCCGGCTGA
- the purS gene encoding phosphoribosylformylglycinamidine synthase subunit PurS, translating to MARVVVDVMLKPEILDPQGKAVHGAFGRLGFDGVADVRQGKRFEITLDGEATEERVAEIRKAADTLLANPVIEDYTLHVEGSEGAGAR from the coding sequence GTGGCTCGCGTTGTCGTCGACGTCATGCTCAAGCCCGAGATCCTCGACCCGCAGGGCAAGGCGGTGCACGGCGCGTTCGGCCGGCTCGGCTTCGACGGCGTGGCCGATGTCCGGCAGGGAAAGCGCTTCGAGATCACCCTGGACGGTGAGGCGACCGAGGAGCGGGTCGCCGAGATCCGGAAGGCCGCGGATACCCTGCTGGCCAACCCGGTGATCGAGGACTACACGCTGCACGTCGAGGGCAGTGAAGGGGCAGGGGCCCGATGA